One Saimiri boliviensis isolate mSaiBol1 chromosome 5, mSaiBol1.pri, whole genome shotgun sequence genomic window carries:
- the TMEM237 gene encoding transmembrane protein 237, producing the protein MRADSGPRLEEGHRRPPRALPPVPSQDDIPLSRPKKKKPRTKNTPASASSEGLAQTAGRRPSEDSEPSTKELKEHPEAPVQRRQKKTRLPLELETSSTQKKASSSSLLRNENGIDAEPAEEAVIQKPRRKTKKTQPAELRYANELGVEDEDIITDEPTTLEQQSVFTAPTGISQPVGKVFVEKSRRFQAADRSELIKTTETIDVSMDMKPSWTTRDVALTVHRAFRMIGLFSHGFLAGCAVWNIVVIYILAGDQLSNLVNLLQQYKTLVYPFQSLLYLLLTLSTISAFDRIDFAKISIAIRNFLALDPTALASFLYFTALILSLSQQMTSDRIHLYTPSSVNGSLWEAGIEEQILQPWIVVNLVVALLVGLSWLFLSYRPGMDLSEELMFSSEVEEYPDKDKEIKGSS; encoded by the exons CGTCCTCCACGAGCCCTTCCACCTGTGCCAAG TCAAG aTGATATTCCACTTAGTCGTCCTAAGAAAAAGAAGCCCAGAACAAAAAACACACCAG CCAGTGCTTCTTCGGAAGGCCTTGCTCAGACTGCTGGTCGAAGGCCCTCTGAGGACAGTGAGCCATCAACTAAAGAACTCAAAGAGCACCCAGAGGCTCCTGttcaaaggagacagaaaaagacaagGCTACCTCTTG aattggAGACTTCCTCCACCCAAAAAAAGGCATCTAGTTCATCTTTATTACGAAATGAAAATGGTATTGATGCAGAGCCCGCTGAGGAGGCAGTTATTCAAAAACCTCGGAGGAAGACAAA GAAAACGCAGCCAGCAGAATTACGGTATGCCAATGAGCTAGGAGTAGAAGATGAAGACATAATCACCGATGAGCCAACTACTCTGGAACAGCAGTCTGTATTCACTGCACCCACTGGCATTAGCCAGCCTGTAGGCAAAGTATTTGTGGAAAAAAGCC GGAGATTCCAGGCTGCTGATCGTTCAGAGTTGATAAAGACCACAGAAACCATAGATGTGTCAATGGACATGAAGCCTTCCTGGACCACCAGAGATGTGGCACTTACAGTGCACCGGGCTTTCAG GATGATTGGTCTCTTTTCTCATGGATTCTTGGCCGGCTGTGCTGTGTGGAATATTGTTGTGATATATATTTTAGCAGGAGATCAGCTATCCAACCTCGTAAACCTTCTGCAACAATACAAGACTCTAGTATATCCGTTCCAGAGTCTTCTCTACTTGCTTTTGACTCTGAGTACAATTTCAGCTTTTGACAG GATTGACTTTGCTAAAATATCAATAGCAATCCGAAACTTTTTGGCCCTGGATCCTACAGCTTTAGCATCTTTCT tATACTTTACTGCTCTAATACTATCTCTGAGTCAGCAAATGACAAGTGACAGAATCCACCTTTACACACCGTCTTCTGTTAATGGTAGCCTCTG ggAAGCAGGAATTGAGGAACAGATTCTCCAGCCATGGATTGTGGTGAATCTCGTGGTGGCTCTTCTGGttggattatcttggctatttttgtcttataggccaggcatggatCTTAGTGAAg AGTTAATGTTCTCCTCGGAGGTGGAGGAATATCCTGATAAAGATAAGGAAATCAAAGGCTCTTCATAA